One region of Tamandua tetradactyla isolate mTamTet1 chromosome 6, mTamTet1.pri, whole genome shotgun sequence genomic DNA includes:
- the LOC143687230 gene encoding zinc finger SWIM domain-containing protein 7-like isoform X2 produces MWRPRFAPPRGGRPGRGGRWTPEERGKAVCGAMAVLSGVAEELLSEMAAAVRESARIPDEHLLLLKFVFGSSAIQALDLADRQSITLISSPSGRCLYQVLGSSGKTYTCLASCHYCSCPAFAFSVLRKSENLLCKHLLAVYLSQVMGTCQKLSVSDKQLTEILLTEEEQET; encoded by the exons ATGTGGCGCCCCCGCTTCGCCCCACCCCGCGGCGGACGTCCGGGCCGTGGCGGCCGCTGGACGCCTGAGGAGCGCGGAAAGGCTGTCTGTGGTGCCATGGCCGTGCTGTCGGGTGTCGCGGAGGAGCTCCTGAGCGAGATGGCCGCGGCGGTGCGGGAGAGCGCGCGAA TTCCTGATGAGCATCTATTATT GCTAAAGTTTGTCTTTGGCTCCTCAGCCATCCAGGCCTTGGACCTCGCTGACCGGCAGTCTATCACCTTAATCTCCTCTCCCAGTGGGAGGTGCCTCTACCAG gTACTTGGAAGTTCTGGTAAAACATACACATGCTTGGCCTCTTGCCATTATTGTTCATGTCCTGCTTTTGCCTTCTCAGTGCTGCGGAAGAGTGAAAACCTACTG TGCAAGCATCTCTTGGCAGTTTATCTTAGTCAGGTTATGGGGACCTGCCAGAAGCTGAGCGTCTCTGACAAGCAACTGACTGAAATATTACTGACTGAGGAGGAACAAGAAACATAA
- the LOC143687230 gene encoding uncharacterized protein LOC143687230 isoform X1, whose product MWRPRFAPPRGGRPGRGGRWTPEERGKAVCGAMAVLSGVAEELLSEMAAAVRESARRREKSEPTFVFSDQSKLTQTRIRACRMRLVGSCSRAVVPERICMSMVIGLTWLTFFHSTFAVPDEHLLLLKFVFGSSAIQALDLADRQSITLISSPSGRCLYQVLGSSGKTYTCLASCHYCSCPAFAFSVLRKSENLLCKHLLAVYLSQVMGTCQKLSVSDKQLTEILLTEEEQET is encoded by the exons ATGTGGCGCCCCCGCTTCGCCCCACCCCGCGGCGGACGTCCGGGCCGTGGCGGCCGCTGGACGCCTGAGGAGCGCGGAAAGGCTGTCTGTGGTGCCATGGCCGTGCTGTCGGGTGTCGCGGAGGAGCTCCTGAGCGAGATGGCCGCGGCGGTGCGGGAGAGCGCGCGAA GGAGGGAGAAGAGTGAGCCAACTTTTGTCTTCTCTGATCAGTCAAAACTAACGCAGACAAGGATCCGTGCTTGCAGGATGAGGCTAGTCGGGTCCTGTAGTCGCGCTGTGGTTCCAGAGAGG ATTTGTATGTCTATGGTCATTGGTTTAACATGGCTAACTTTTTTCCATTCCACTTTTGCAGTTCCTGATGAGCATCTATTATT GCTAAAGTTTGTCTTTGGCTCCTCAGCCATCCAGGCCTTGGACCTCGCTGACCGGCAGTCTATCACCTTAATCTCCTCTCCCAGTGGGAGGTGCCTCTACCAG gTACTTGGAAGTTCTGGTAAAACATACACATGCTTGGCCTCTTGCCATTATTGTTCATGTCCTGCTTTTGCCTTCTCAGTGCTGCGGAAGAGTGAAAACCTACTG TGCAAGCATCTCTTGGCAGTTTATCTTAGTCAGGTTATGGGGACCTGCCAGAAGCTGAGCGTCTCTGACAAGCAACTGACTGAAATATTACTGACTGAGGAGGAACAAGAAACATAA